One Ferrimicrobium sp. genomic region harbors:
- the galU gene encoding UTP--glucose-1-phosphate uridylyltransferase GalU, translated as MSTVTKVVIPAAGLGTRFLPATKAQPKEMLPVVDKPAIQYVIEEAIHNNLTNILVVTGRGKRSIEDHFDQSFELEQLLIESGRHADLELVRAISQLGTIHYIRQGRPLGLGHAVLAAKAHVGNEPFVTMLADDIMAEDSDLLSSMLDLHHRTGHSVLSLMEVPREQIRLYGCAEVITNPDGTIQVVSVVEKPEPGEAPSTLAITGRYLFTPEIFNAIEETPSGKNGEFQLTDAIARLGQSQPVLGVVFNRGRYDIGDKLEYLRAVVEIALGREDIGPAFAAELRTILAREFQAS; from the coding sequence ATGTCGACGGTAACAAAGGTAGTGATCCCAGCGGCGGGTCTTGGCACACGATTCCTGCCTGCCACAAAGGCCCAACCCAAGGAGATGCTGCCCGTTGTCGACAAGCCTGCGATCCAATACGTGATCGAAGAGGCGATCCACAACAATCTCACCAACATCCTCGTCGTCACTGGTCGCGGCAAGCGATCGATCGAAGACCACTTTGATCAGTCCTTCGAACTCGAACAACTCCTTATTGAGTCTGGTCGCCACGCCGACCTTGAACTCGTCCGCGCTATCTCCCAACTCGGTACGATTCACTACATTCGACAAGGGCGACCACTCGGCCTTGGACACGCAGTACTCGCCGCAAAGGCCCATGTCGGTAACGAACCCTTCGTAACGATGCTGGCCGACGACATTATGGCCGAAGATTCGGATCTACTATCGAGCATGCTAGACCTTCATCACAGAACTGGGCACAGCGTCTTGTCACTAATGGAGGTTCCGCGCGAACAGATCCGTCTCTATGGCTGTGCCGAGGTCATCACGAATCCCGACGGCACTATACAGGTTGTATCGGTGGTCGAAAAACCTGAGCCGGGCGAGGCGCCGTCGACGCTCGCGATTACCGGCCGCTACCTATTCACGCCAGAGATTTTCAACGCGATCGAGGAGACGCCTTCGGGCAAGAATGGAGAGTTTCAACTCACTGACGCCATTGCCCGCCTCGGGCAGAGCCAACCAGTGCTTGGTGTTGTCTTCAATCGAGGTCGTTACGACATCGGCGATAAACTTGAATACCTACGCGCCGTCGTCGAGATTGCCCTTGGTCGAGAGGACATTGGGCCGGCCTTCGCTGCTGAACTACGGACGATTTTGGCCCGAGAGTTCCAAGCATCATGA
- a CDS encoding FmdB family zinc ribbon protein, with the protein MPTYEYVCKQCEKHVEVVQSFYDDPLTVCDACGGELRKVFGNIGIVFKGSGFYKTDSRGSSSAVTPSTGAAQEATSKTDAAKGSSGEVSTPTTPTETKSTAPAQSSEAKGSSSKGSSSKGSDSAA; encoded by the coding sequence ATGCCGACGTATGAGTATGTCTGCAAGCAGTGCGAGAAGCATGTCGAGGTGGTGCAGTCGTTTTACGACGACCCTTTGACCGTCTGCGATGCATGCGGAGGTGAACTTCGTAAGGTCTTTGGCAACATTGGTATTGTGTTTAAGGGTTCGGGTTTCTACAAAACGGACTCGCGCGGAAGCTCCTCAGCGGTGACACCATCGACGGGAGCCGCTCAGGAAGCGACCTCGAAAACTGATGCGGCCAAGGGCTCGTCGGGTGAGGTGTCGACCCCCACGACGCCGACGGAGACGAAATCAACGGCGCCTGCTCAAAGCTCCGAAGCGAAGGGCTCCAGTTCAAAGGGCTCCAGTTCAAAGGGCTCAGACTCCGCAGCGTAG
- a CDS encoding PHP domain-containing protein, whose protein sequence is MDATPNIRIDLHTHTYRSGDAKTPLAEFAAIASQLGLVAVTDHHDLWAAAILGRDYGLTVIQGEEVNTGQGELIGLYVTQLIPRLLGMEETCRRIRSQHGLVYVPHPTDTTRKAIGLTGLVTLCRMGLVDIVEVGNSKSALPERDAEGIAHSFGIPVAAASDAHTAEAIGSSYTTIARSPADAPDLVQLLLGGHYHHQPYDPVRETRATFVVPGATTPNS, encoded by the coding sequence GTGGATGCTACGCCCAACATACGGATCGACCTTCACACGCACACTTATCGCTCGGGTGACGCCAAGACGCCCCTAGCTGAGTTTGCTGCGATCGCGTCTCAACTTGGGCTCGTTGCCGTCACCGATCATCACGACCTCTGGGCGGCAGCCATACTTGGCCGAGACTACGGACTCACTGTCATCCAAGGGGAGGAGGTGAACACCGGGCAAGGGGAACTCATCGGCCTCTACGTCACCCAACTAATTCCGAGGCTTCTCGGTATGGAGGAGACGTGTCGGAGAATCCGTAGCCAGCATGGATTGGTCTACGTGCCGCACCCAACCGATACCACACGAAAAGCGATCGGCCTGACGGGCCTCGTCACCCTCTGCAGGATGGGGCTCGTCGACATCGTGGAGGTCGGCAACTCCAAGTCCGCGCTACCAGAACGAGACGCCGAGGGCATCGCCCATTCCTTCGGGATCCCAGTGGCCGCTGCCTCGGACGCACACACCGCCGAGGCAATAGGCTCGAGCTATACCACGATTGCGCGCTCACCAGCTGACGCACCCGATCTTGTCCAACTCCTCTTGGGAGGGCACTATCACCATCAACCCTATGATCCCGTGCGAGAGACGCGTGCGACCTTTGTGGTGCCCGGCGCTACAACACCAAATTCATAG